The sequence TGAATCATCTTTTTTCAACAGAAAacgattcaataaaatgattcttCAGTGATTTATCTACCATTTCTGTGttctgatattttattaattatagcaGAATGATTAACAGTTAGTTACTTCATTTACAAGGCCATTTTGTATAACAAAATGACTTTCCATCTTTAATAGCGACTTACATTGACCCGTATATTTTCATAAGTATTTTGATTCCCACAATTAGAAGATTGTAGAATATACTGTACATGTTCGTTATTTCTGTGAACAATTGTTTCATTGTGTAGAGTACATGACTTACAATTCACGAAAGTGTACTTCAGTGGAGTGTAAGACAACAGTGTCTCCgaacaaattacaaaacaaaggtgttttttttttaccttGGTTCACACAAGAGTTTACGAGAAGGAAAATATGTTTCCACCTCTTAGTCACATCGTCACTGATCCCTTCAATTGAAAAAGCGTGCTACAACACGAATACGTATcgttttttttcccttttgttATGAACTGCGATTGATACACATCACATTAAGCGTATAACTTAAATCGAAGAACCCTGTTCGATATAATATACTTTTGCAAATCACGATTACAGTCTCACGATCTCGTTAACCGTAGAAAAAGACGTATATAAATACAAGGACAAAGAAACTGATTTGACGCGCCGACCATCCATCCATCCCTCCGCTTTCAAGTCTATAGTCCGCCAAAAATATCGTTCAATGATTTTATCCTATTACCAAATCGAGTCatacttaaaaaatatactatatatgAAAAAGGTGCTTATAAAATCTAGAGTTATACCTTGGGAGCGCGGTAAGCGTTCGAAGATTTAATTTACACCTTTTCATCAATTGTCCCATTTTTCACGCATCGTTTTCTCGATTTCGATGCAGTTCCCTATTCATCGTCGTTACGCGATAAAATACAAGCGATTCGATCATAAGCGGATGCAAACACTTCTGCGCAATAAGCACGATAAAAATAAACTTTCGCTACACTGTTTCAATtgctatgtaaaaataaacgtCGATGTTAGTCGTGTtctttttgaaactttgaacggAGCCCATTAGCGTACTTCTTTGTAATGTCTATTTCTCATCGATTAAGACCTGAAAGGTCAGTGGTTGTTACTTGAATCATTTGTAAAAGACTTGTTACTTTCAAATGTTAAAACTAGAATGTTCCGAAtgctttttcttcttcctttttattGCAATAGGACATCTTCTCTCTATTGTTTGTATGTGTGGCCTATATCTtgaaataaagctattttatagcgAGCGAGAAACTTATACCGTACAGGGTTACCGCTAAAAACCtcgaatacttttttttttaaccacGGTGCTCTTGATTTATCGACTGACGTCTTCGACAATTCTATTGCCGAGCTACGAGAGGAACGGATTCGCTGTAGTAGTTGTATTCGCTGCCCAAGGATCCTGTCGAATCTGATTGATCGTAGGACGGGGTGGTGGTGGTGTTGCCGTCGCAAATGGATTTGCTGAATATGAGATGGTTGCTGCAAAGTTGTTTCCaacattaatttacatttagcaACCATTCGTGTATTATATCATGGaataacattataattgaaattttgtaggTTAACACAACTATTAAACCGTAAAGTTAATGCATTCAGttcacacatatatatatgtacagtcTCATTATAATCTGTAACAATGTGTCGTCATTCTTCGCTGCAAAAGAAGATTTACAACAACAAACAATATAGTTCTTACACTTCGTTTGAATACCACATTCGGTTCATGCACTCATGCAGTATATGTTAATCACTTTGTGGATACTCACGaatttatttccaatgaaatgcTATTTTGCAGACAGAAtatgttacaaaaaaaaaacacatcGTGTTATTTCGTTTTCAACGAAACTAAAATGGTTTAGTATTTTTCTAGATCAACGCGACTGGTTTTCCATATACTGCTGCAttcacatttaaattttatcttgcagtttttttttgtaaactGCACGCAGTATccaacaataatttttattgggGAAAACAATCCAATTATCTTTagttataatgtaattaaaattatatcggATGTGCGTCTAGTTAGCTTTAGAAGTAACTTACGTAACAAAATGTTAAGTTTTAAAAAACGATATTTATATTAGAATGACGAAACGAGAAATAAGTAACTGTTAACTGAAGATAGCTCAAACAAATCTTTCCAAGGTGGGTAATAACTACTcaacattgttttataatgttaacTGAAACATTACCTGTAGGTGTTGGCGTTGTTGATTTGATCGCAGAAGTACTGACAAGATTATCAAGATTGACCAGAGCAGAGTTCTCCCCGAGGAACGACTGTGGTGTTTTCTTAACAGCTCCTGTGCTTGTAGGAAGATTTTCGGCTATGTCTCCCAAATCAAATGGATCTGGTGATAGCGTACCTCCTAAAAGAATTGTTACAATGTAATCCCGTCTCTCATCAAGAGTCTACATGAAATAATAGTGCAGGCATTGCCAACTCAGATATCAAATTAAACTTAAACACTGTAAATAGTTCACAAATAGCAATGAGAAAAAAAAGACTAAGAGTTTGCAATGCGTACAATACTATTCTCGATTAGAAaggaaataatagtaataccatTATTTATTGGTTGCGGACTAGATCCAAGCTTATTTCTGTTAGTAATTACATCAAACTCGTCTAGATCACTCAATGGGCTAGCGCCAGAACTGTTTTGATTTCCcgtcgagaaattattaaaactaggCCCGGTGCCGTTGAAACCGTTACTCGTAGTATTGAAAGTAGCACTCGATGTTGTAGGTAAATTGAAGCCCACATTCTGCGGCGACTGTGCCGCAAAACCAATGTTCTGCGTTAAAGTAGAATTATTGAAAGATGGGGAAGCGGATGTTGCACCTTCTCGCCCAGTCTAAACAACAATATCGGAATACTTAGATCTGTTTGATGTGAATGTAAAAATACATGTATCATTTCTTAAATTTCTGGAGATACTTTActtgttttttatttgtttctgtaTCAGTGCCAGGGGGTACAGGTGACCAAGGATCTGCTGTAGGAGGGGATGTAACTGGTACAGGTGATGGTGCGGGTGCCCGCCATGGATCAATCGCTGCTGCTAAAATTTTATGATACCGTCCGATCACTGACGAAATGAAGTATATAGTTCATTCTATGATTAAATCTTACATGGCCTTTGCGGTGGAACTGGTACCCATGGATCAATCATAGGTGACGTACTACTTGTAGTGGGGACGCTCCATGGATCATTCTGCGTCTATGGAACAGAAACCAATATGTAAGTCACATTTATGAATTCTTTTCAGAAGTTTCAAGGAATCACGCAGTGCTATAGCGTCCTCTGTTGTATTGACCAAACATACCTTGTACATATGAAACTGAGACAAATCCAAAGACTGTTGTGCAACATGCGAAGAGTACGCAATGTCGTATTAACATGCAATAAGCAAATGCACgactttcatttaatttaacagCGCATACCTGTGGTCTAGGTGGTGGTGCGGTGACGGGAACACCCCAAGGGTCAGTTTGTACATCGGTAGGTTCATCACTAGGTTCTGCTAAAATAACATCCAACAAGTCCAGCAAATGACTTTGTTTTTCAGTCTGTGGAGCTCTGAAATTCATTTGCATTCTTAGGCAGGAAATGAGTTTGAatgtgtatttataatatattacggTGCACGATGTTTCCGATATTTAAAGTGTTCAATGTACACCACTAACTTAAAATCTTGCTGGCTCTGACTAAGAGCTAACTGCAGTCTAACATCGTCGCTGCGTCTTCTTTGTTCTTCCTGCTCCGCCTCTTCTCTAGACATTGCCAGAGCCAATTGCAGTTGCAATTCCTCTTCTCCCACTGTTTGTGGCCTTGCAGCTTCTAATTCAGCTGTGTAGTGCGCAGATTATAATTAGTTAAATACTATATCGAcaacatatataaattttagtatTAGTATTTATTCATACGTCTAGTTGCCGATTCTGATCCCAAACGACACGGTTCCCAATCCTGAAACTAAATTAATAAGatgttactttttataataatgtaaattctTGACAATTTCGTTATTAATTCTGGAAGACATACTTCATTGCTCACGGGTGACATAGTATCTAATCCATCGCTTCCAAATCCACTAACAGATTGTGTAAATCTTTCTTTAGCTTTCAGTGCTCTAGCTCGTTCATTTCTTAATCTTTCATCATCTTTTAA comes from Nomia melanderi isolate GNS246 chromosome 7, iyNomMela1, whole genome shotgun sequence and encodes:
- the lqf gene encoding epsin homolog lqf isoform X8, translating into MPTMAMQKMRRQGQDVMQVNLAGIRRDIVNLAHNYSNAQKAVRKATSNDPWGPSSTLMAEISDLTYNVVAFTEIMQMLWKRLNDHGKNWRHVYKALVLLEYLIKTGSEKVAQQCKENIFAIHTLKDFQHTEGSKDQGVNVREKAKQLVALLKDDERLRNERARALKAKERFTQSVSGFGSDGLDTMSPVSNEFQDWEPCRLGSESATRPELEAARPQTVGEEELQLQLALAMSREEAEQEEQRRRSDDVRLQLALSQSQQDFKLVVYIEHFKYRKHRAPAPQTEKQSHLLDLLDVILAEPSDEPTDVQTDPWGVPVTAPPPRPQSLDLSQFHMYKTQNDPWSVPTTSSTSPMIDPWVPVPPQRPSAAIDPWRAPAPSPVPVTSPPTADPWSPVPPGTDTETNKKQTGREGATSASPSFNNSTLTQNIGFAAQSPQNVGFNLPTTSSATFNTTSNGFNGTGPSFNNFSTGNQNSSGASPLSDLDEFDVITNRNKLGSSPQPINNGGTLSPDPFDLGDIAENLPTSTGAVKKTPQSFLGENSALVNLDNLVSTSAIKSTTPTPTAFHWK
- the lqf gene encoding epsin homolog lqf isoform X1 — encoded protein: MPTMAMQKMRRQGQDVMQVNLAGIRRDIVNLAHNYSNAQKAVRKATSNDPWGPSSTLMAEISDLTYNVVAFTEIMQMLWKRLNDHGKNWRHVYKALVLLEYLIKTGSEKVAQQCKENIFAIHTLKDFQHTEGSKDQGVNVREKAKQLVALLKDDERLRNERARALKAKERFTQSVSGFGSDGLDTMSPVSNEFQDWEPCRLGSESATRPELEAARPQTVGEEELQLQLALAMSREEAEQEEQRRRSDDVRLQLALSQSQQDFKLVVYIEHFKYRKHRAPAPQTEKQSHLLDLLDVILAEPSDEPTDVQTDPWGVPVTAPPPRPQSLDLSQFHMYKTQNDPWSVPTTSSTSPMIDPWVPVPPQRPSAAIDPWRAPAPSPVPVTSPPTADPWSPVPPGTDTETNKKQTGREGATSASPSFNNSTLTQNIGFAAQSPQNVGFNLPTTSSATFNTTSNGFNGTGPSFNNFSTGNQNSSGASPLSDLDEFDVITNRNKLGSSPQPINNGGTLSPDPFDLGDIAENLPTSTGAVKKTPQSFLGENSALVNLDNLVSTSAIKSTTPTPTATISYSANPFATATPPPPRPTINQIRQDPWAANTTTTANPFLS
- the lqf gene encoding epsin homolog lqf isoform X6; protein product: MPTMAMQKMRRQGQDVMQVNLAGIRRDIVNLAHNYSNAQKAVRKATSNDPWGPSSTLMAEISDLTYNVVAFTEIMQMLWKRLNDHGKNWRHVYKALVLLEYLIKTGSEKVAQQCKENIFAIHTLKDFQHTEGSKDQGVNVREKAKQLVALLKDDERLRNERARALKAKERFTQSVSGFGSDGLDTMSPVSNEFQDWEPCRLGSESATRPELEAARPQTVGEEELQLQLALAMSREEAEQEEQRRRSDDVRLQLALSQSQQDFKAPQTEKQSHLLDLLDVILAEPSDEPTDVQTDPWGVPVTAPPPRPQSLDLSQFHMYKTQNDPWSVPTTSSTSPMIDPWVPVPPQRPSAAIDPWRAPAPSPVPVTSPPTADPWSPVPPGTDTETNKKQTGREGATSASPSFNNSTLTQNIGFAAQSPQNVGFNLPTTSSATFNTTSNGFNGTGPSFNNFSTGNQNSSGASPLSDLDEFDVITNRNKLGSSPQPINNGGTLSPDPFDLGDIAENLPTSTGAVKKTPQSFLGENSALVNLDNLVSTSAIKSTTPTPTATISYSANPFATATPPPPRPTINQIRQDPWAANTTTTANPFLS
- the lqf gene encoding epsin homolog lqf isoform X2; translation: MPTMAMQKMRRQGQDVMQVNLAGIRRDIVNLAHNYSNAQKAVRKATSNDPWGPSSTLMAEISDLTYNVVAFTEIMQMLWKRLNDHGKNWRHVYKALVLLEYLIKTGSEKVAQQCKENIFAIHTLKDFQHTEGSKDQGVNVREKAKQLVALLKDDERLRNERARALKAKERFTQSVSGFGSDGLDTMSPVSNEFQDWEPCRLGSESATRPELEAARPQTVGEEELQLQLALAMSREEAEQEEQRRRSDDVRLQLALSQSQQDFKLVVYIEHFKYRKHRAPAPQTEKQSHLLDLLDVILAEPSDEPTDVQTDPWGVPVTAPPPRPQSLDLSQFHMYKTQNDPWSVPTTSSTSPMIDPWVPVPPQRPSAIDPWRAPAPSPVPVTSPPTADPWSPVPPGTDTETNKKQTGREGATSASPSFNNSTLTQNIGFAAQSPQNVGFNLPTTSSATFNTTSNGFNGTGPSFNNFSTGNQNSSGASPLSDLDEFDVITNRNKLGSSPQPINNGGTLSPDPFDLGDIAENLPTSTGAVKKTPQSFLGENSALVNLDNLVSTSAIKSTTPTPTATISYSANPFATATPPPPRPTINQIRQDPWAANTTTTANPFLS
- the lqf gene encoding epsin homolog lqf isoform X3 translates to MRRQGQDVMQVNLAGIRRDIVNLAHNYSNAQKAVRKATSNDPWGPSSTLMAEISDLTYNVVAFTEIMQMLWKRLNDHGKNWRHVYKALVLLEYLIKTGSEKVAQQCKENIFAIHTLKDFQHTEGSKDQGVNVREKAKQLVALLKDDERLRNERARALKAKERFTQSVSGFGSDGLDTMSPVSNEFQDWEPCRLGSESATRPELEAARPQTVGEEELQLQLALAMSREEAEQEEQRRRSDDVRLQLALSQSQQDFKLVVYIEHFKYRKHRAPAPQTEKQSHLLDLLDVILAEPSDEPTDVQTDPWGVPVTAPPPRPQSLDLSQFHMYKTQNDPWSVPTTSSTSPMIDPWVPVPPQRPSAAIDPWRAPAPSPVPVTSPPTADPWSPVPPGTDTETNKKQTGREGATSASPSFNNSTLTQNIGFAAQSPQNVGFNLPTTSSATFNTTSNGFNGTGPSFNNFSTGNQNSSGASPLSDLDEFDVITNRNKLGSSPQPINNGGTLSPDPFDLGDIAENLPTSTGAVKKTPQSFLGENSALVNLDNLVSTSAIKSTTPTPTATISYSANPFATATPPPPRPTINQIRQDPWAANTTTTANPFLS
- the lqf gene encoding epsin homolog lqf isoform X4, giving the protein MPTMAMQKMRRQGQDVMQVNLAGIRRDIVNLAHNYSNAQKAVRKATSNDPWGPSSTLMAEISDLTYNVVAFTEIMQMLWKRLNDHGKNWRHVYKALVLLEYLIKTGSEKVAQQCKENIFAIHTLKDFQHTEGSKDQGVNVREKAKQLVALLKDDERLRNERARALKAKERFTQSVSGFGSDGLDTMSPVSNEFQDWEPCRLGSESATRPELEAARPQTVGEEELQLQLALAMSREEAEQEEQRRRSDDVRLQLALSQSQQDFKLVVYIEHFKYRKHRAPAPQTEKQSHLLDLLDVILAEPSDEPTDVQTDPWGVPVTAPPPRPQTQNDPWSVPTTSSTSPMIDPWVPVPPQRPSAAIDPWRAPAPSPVPVTSPPTADPWSPVPPGTDTETNKKQTGREGATSASPSFNNSTLTQNIGFAAQSPQNVGFNLPTTSSATFNTTSNGFNGTGPSFNNFSTGNQNSSGASPLSDLDEFDVITNRNKLGSSPQPINNGGTLSPDPFDLGDIAENLPTSTGAVKKTPQSFLGENSALVNLDNLVSTSAIKSTTPTPTATISYSANPFATATPPPPRPTINQIRQDPWAANTTTTANPFLS
- the lqf gene encoding epsin homolog lqf isoform X5; translation: MPTMAMQKMRRQGQDVMQVNLAGIRRDIVNLAHNYSNAQKAVRKATSNDPWGPSSTLMAEISDLTYNVVAFTEIMQMLWKRLNDHGKNWRHVYKALVLLEYLIKTGSEKVAQQCKENIFAIHTLKDFQHTEGSKDQGVNVREKAKQLVALLKDDERLRNERARALKAKERFTQSVSGFGSDGLDTMSPVSNEFQDWEPCRLGSESATRPELEAARPQTVGEEELQLQLALAMSREEAEQEEQRRRSDDVRLQLALSQSQQDFKLVVYIEHFKYRKHRAPAPQTEKQSHLLDLLDVILAEPSDEPTDVQTDPWGVPVTAPPPRPQTQNDPWSVPTTSSTSPMIDPWVPVPPQRPSAIDPWRAPAPSPVPVTSPPTADPWSPVPPGTDTETNKKQTGREGATSASPSFNNSTLTQNIGFAAQSPQNVGFNLPTTSSATFNTTSNGFNGTGPSFNNFSTGNQNSSGASPLSDLDEFDVITNRNKLGSSPQPINNGGTLSPDPFDLGDIAENLPTSTGAVKKTPQSFLGENSALVNLDNLVSTSAIKSTTPTPTATISYSANPFATATPPPPRPTINQIRQDPWAANTTTTANPFLS
- the lqf gene encoding epsin homolog lqf isoform X7, whose product is MPTMAMQKMRRQGQDVMQVNLAGIRRDIVNLAHNYSNAQKAVRKATSNDPWGPSSTLMAEISDLTYNVVAFTEIMQMLWKRLNDHGKNWRHVYKALVLLEYLIKTGSEKVAQQCKENIFAIHTLKDFQHTEGSKDQGVNVREKAKQLVALLKDDERLRNERARALKAKERFTQSVSGFGSDGLDTMSPVSNEFQDWEPCRLGSESATRPELEAARPQTVGEEELQLQLALAMSREEAEQEEQRRRSDDVRLQLALSQSQQDFKAPQTEKQSHLLDLLDVILAEPSDEPTDVQTDPWGVPVTAPPPRPQTQNDPWSVPTTSSTSPMIDPWVPVPPQRPSAAIDPWRAPAPSPVPVTSPPTADPWSPVPPGTDTETNKKQTGREGATSASPSFNNSTLTQNIGFAAQSPQNVGFNLPTTSSATFNTTSNGFNGTGPSFNNFSTGNQNSSGASPLSDLDEFDVITNRNKLGSSPQPINNGGTLSPDPFDLGDIAENLPTSTGAVKKTPQSFLGENSALVNLDNLVSTSAIKSTTPTPTATISYSANPFATATPPPPRPTINQIRQDPWAANTTTTANPFLS